A DNA window from Impatiens glandulifera chromosome 7, dImpGla2.1, whole genome shotgun sequence contains the following coding sequences:
- the LOC124945058 gene encoding elongation factor G-1, chloroplastic yields MAAELLKLPSSPASTPSHLAGNRSPLLLSPRRILRLPHSHSRTSSSLSEFFGTVRLRSAATSRKSPLYINHRRNVSVFAVAAEESKRAVPLKDYRNIGIMAHIDAGKTTTTERILYYTGRNYKIGEVHEGTATMDWMEQEQERGITITSAATTTFWNNHRINIIDTPGHVDFTLEVERALRVLDGAICLFDSVAGVEPQSETVWRQADKYGVPRICFVNKMDRLGANFYRTRDMIVTNLGAKPLVLQIPIGAEERFQGVIDIVRMKAILWSGEELGAKFVYEDIPADYQESADDYRSQLLETIVELDDEVMERYLEGEEPDEETIKRLIRKGTIGACFVPVLCGSAFKNKGVQPLLDAVIDYLPSPMDLPPMKGTDADHPDVVIERLASDDEPFSGLAFKIMNDPFVGSLTFVRVYSGKLTAGSYVLNANKGKKERIGRLLEMHANSREDVKVALTGDIVALAGLKDTITGETLSDPEKPVVLERMDFPDPVIKVAIEPKTKADVDKMANGLIKLAQEDPSFHFSRDEEINQTIIEGMGELHLEIIVDRLKREFKVEANVGAPQVNYRESISKISEVKYVHKKQSGGQGQFADITVRFEPMEAGGGYEFKSEIKGGSVPREYIPGVMKGLEECLSNGVLAGFPVVDMRAVLVEGSYHDVDSSVLAFQLAARGAFREGVRKAGPKMLEPIMKVEVVTPEEHLGDVIGDLNSRRGQINSFGDKPGGLKVVDSLVPLAEMFQYVSTLRGMTKGRASYTMQLAKFDVVPQHIQNQLATKEEPANA; encoded by the exons ATGGCGGCAGAATTGTTGAAATTGCCGTCGTCGCCGGCTTCCACGCCGTCCCACCTCGCCGGCAATCGGAGTCCACTGCTTCTTTCTCCTCGCCGTATCCTCCGTCTCCCTCACTCTCATTCtcgaacttcttcatccctttCTGAATTCTTCGGGACAGTTCGCCTCCGCTCTGCCGCCACTTCGAGGAAATCACCCTTATACATTAATCACAGAAGGAACGTCTCTGTTTTCGCCGTGGCTGCTGAAG AATCAAAGCGAGCTGTACCTCTGAAGGATTACCGAAATATTGGAATTATGGCTCATATAGATGCTGGAAAGACGACAACAACTGAACGCATTCTATACTATACTGGTAGGAACTATAAGATTGGAGAGGTGCATGAAGGCACAGCAACAATGGACTGGATGGAGCAAGAACAGGAAAGAGGGATTACTATAACATCTGCTGCCACCACTACGTTTTGGAATAATCATCGTATTAACATTATCGACACACCTGGTCATGTTGATTTCACACTTGAGGTGGAAAGAGCTCTAAGGGTTTTGGATGGTGCTATATGTTTGTTTGACAGTGTTGCTGGTGTTGAACCGCAGTCTGAGACAGTGTGGAGACAAGCTGATAAATATGGAGTGCCAAGAATTTGTTTTGTCAACAAGATGGATCGTCTAGGGGCTAATTTCTACAGAACAAGGGACATGATTGTCACAAATTTAGGTGCGAAACCACTTGTGCTTCAAATTCCAATAGGTGCAGAAGAAAGATTTCAAGGTGTCATTGATATTGTGAGAATGAAAGCTATATTATGGTCAGGAGAGGAATTGGGTGCCAAATTCGTTTATGAAGATATTCCTGCTGACTATCAGGAATCGGCAGATGATTACAGGAGTCAGTTGTTAGAGACAATAGTTGAACTAGACGATGAGGTCATGGAGAGATATCTTGAAGGAGAAGAGCCTGATGAAGAAACAATAAAGAGATTAATTAGGAAAGGTACGATCGGTGCATGTTTTGTGCCGGTTTTATGTGGGTCAGCTTTCAAGAACAAGGGCGTTCAACCGTTACTCGATGCAGTTATAGATTATTTGCCTTCGCCAATGGATTTACCACCAATGAAGGGTACAGACGCTGATCACCCTGATGTGGTTATCGAAAGACTTGCCAGTGATGATGAACCATTCTCGGGACTTGCTTTCAAGATCATGAACGATCCATTTGTCGGTTCGCTGACATTTGTCAGAGTATATTCCGGCAAGCTAACAGCAGGATCTTATGTACTGAATGCCAACAAAGGAAAGAAGGAAAGAATTGGTAGGCTTTTGGAAATGCACGCCAATAGCAGGGAGGACGTTAAAGTAGCCTTAACCGGTGATATAGTTGCTCTGGCAGGTCTTAAAGATACCATTACTGGAGAAACCCTATCCGATCCTGAGAAGCCAGTTGTGCTTGAAAGAATGGATTTCCCTGATCCTGTCATTAAAGTTGCTATTGAACCGAAAACCAAAGCTGATGTTGATAAGATGGCTAATGGCTTGATCAAGCTTGCCCAGGAGGACCCATCTTTCCACTTTTCGCGAGATGAAGAGATCAACCAGACTATTATTGAAGGAATGGGTGAATTACATCTCGAAATTATAGTTGACCGGCTCAAGAGGGAATTTAAG GTGGAAGCTAATGTTGGTGCGCCACAAGTAAATTACAGGGAGAGCATTTCGAAAATTTCGGAAGTGAAATATGTTCACAAGAAGCAGTCAGGCGGGCAAGGGCAGTTTGCTGATATAACTGTAAGGTTTGAGCCGATGGAGGCAGGAGGAGGATACGAGTTCAAGAGTGAAATAAAGGGAGGATCGGTTCCCAGGGAATACATTCCTGGTGTGATGAAAGGTTTAGAGGAGTGCTTGAGCAACGGAGTCCTTGCTGGATTCCCTGTTGTGGACATGCGTGCAGTTTTAGTGGAAGGTTCTTATCATGATGTCGATTCGAGTGTTTTGGCATTCCAGCTTGCGGCTAGGGGAGCTTTTAGGGAAGGTGTGAGGAAAGCTGGTCCAAAGATGCTTGAACCCATAATGAAAGTTGAAGTTGTAACCCCTGAAGAACACTTGGGAGATGTTATTGGTGATCTTAATTCAAGAAGAGGCCAGATTAACAGCTTTGGCGACAAACCTGGTGGTCTCAAG GTAGTTGATTCCCTGGTTCCTCTGGCGGAGATGTTTCAGTATGTGAGTACACTCCGTGGCATGACGAAAGGTCGTGCTTCCTACACAATGCAGCTAGCCAAATTCGACGTCGTCCCTCAACACATCCAGAACCAACTTGCAACAAAGGAAGAACCCGCCAATGCTTAA
- the LOC124945059 gene encoding auxin-responsive protein SAUR36-like, whose amino-acid sequence MRKGRRSKGFKLKIILKWAITFVPRCRRKRSSYQQLEPAPPPVRSSSTAMSTLRHWGSSIKRRLCFTRSYIRMGTTDHHELMIMNNNPNPELDVPKGHLAVYVGDDAQRFLVPVIYFNHPLFGDLLKETENKFGYDFPGGIQIPCPVSDFQKVQTTIAATSSSQRFTWLHR is encoded by the coding sequence ATGAGAAAAGGGAGGAGGAGTAAAGGATTCAAGCTCAAGATCATCCTCAAATGGGCAATCACCTTTGTTCCTCGATGTAGGAGAAAAAGATCCTCCTACCAACAGCTTGAACCAGCACCACCACCAGTCAGATCATCATCAACAGCCATGTCCACTTTACGCCATTGGGGAAGCTCGATTAAAAGAAGGCTCTGTTTCACCCGTAGTTACATTAGAATGGGGACGACGGATCATCATGAACTCATGATCATGAATAATAATCCCAATCCAGAATTGGATGTACCAAAGGGCCATCTTGCAGTCTATGTGGGAGATGACGCTCAGAGGTTTTTAGTCCCCGTCATCTACTTTAATCACCCTCTGTTTGGTGACCTCTTGAAAGAAACCGAGAACAAATTTGGCTACGATTTCCCCGGAGGAATCCAGATACCCTGCCCTGTCTCAGACTTCCAGAAGGTTCAGACAACCATTGCTGCCACCAGCAGCAGCCAAAGGTTTACCTGGCTCCACCGCTAG
- the LOC124945222 gene encoding thylakoid lumenal protein TL20.3, chloroplastic yields MSAIADLNKFEADTRGEFGIGSAAQYGSADLRKAVHVNENFRRANFTSADMRESDFSGSTFTGAYLEKAVAYKANFTGADFSDTLMDRMVLNETNLTNAILVRTVLTRSDLGGAIIEGADFSDAVLDLQQKQALCKYASGTNPVTGVSTRKSLGCGNSRRNAYGSPSSPLLSAPPQKLLDRDGFCDEGSGLCEGSF; encoded by the exons ATGTCCGCCATCGCTGATCTGAACAAGTTCGAGGCCGATACAAGAGGAGAATTCGGTATAGGATCTGCCGCTCAATACGGTTCTGCAGATCTCAG AAAAGCAGTTCATGTAAATGAAAATTTCAG AAGAGCTAATTTCACATCTGCGGACATGAGAGAATCTGATTTCAGTGGATCTACGTTTACTGGTGCATACCTAGAGAAAGCAGTTGCATACAAGGCCAATTTCACAG GTGCAGATTTCAGCGATACACTGATGGATCGCATG GTTCTAAATGAAACGAATCTTACAAATGCAATCCTAGTGAGAACAGTTCTTACTCGCAGCGATCTTGGAGGCGCCATTATTGAAGGAGCTGATTTCAGTGATGCAGTTCTTGACCTTCAACAGAAACAG GCGCTTTGTAAATATGCTAGTGGAACAAATCCAGTGACCGGAGTGAGCACGAGAAAGAGTTTGGGATGTGGAAACAGTCGCCGGAATGCGTACGGATCTCCTTCTTCTCCGCTTCTTAGTGCTCCTCCTCAGAAACTTCTTGACAGGGATGGCTTTTGCGACGAAGGATCTGGCCTTTGTGAAGGAAGCTTCTAG